In Catenulispora sp. EB89, a single genomic region encodes these proteins:
- a CDS encoding helix-turn-helix domain-containing protein translates to MSELLRLHVVPGGHADQPPKQPAAPEPEPLWREVLGEHLRGLRREHQESLAETARRAGISPQYLSEVERGLKEPSSEMIAAVAGALGTTLGGLAESVAEVLRLKRQEAALSRVRRELPTRRRSSGGPVLLALAA, encoded by the coding sequence ATGAGCGAGCTTCTGAGACTGCACGTCGTCCCCGGCGGACACGCCGACCAGCCGCCGAAGCAGCCCGCGGCCCCCGAGCCCGAGCCGCTGTGGCGCGAGGTGCTCGGCGAGCACCTGCGCGGGCTGCGGCGCGAGCATCAGGAAAGCCTCGCGGAGACCGCGCGCCGCGCGGGCATCTCTCCGCAGTACCTGTCGGAGGTGGAGCGCGGGCTCAAGGAGCCGTCGAGCGAGATGATCGCGGCGGTCGCCGGAGCGCTCGGCACGACGCTCGGCGGGCTCGCCGAGTCCGTCGCCGAGGTGCTGCGGCTGAAGCGCCAGGAGGCGGCGCTCAGCAGGGTGCGACGGGAGCTGCCGACGCGGCGCCGCAGCAGCGGCGGTCCGGTGCTGCTGGCGCTGGCGGCCTGA
- a CDS encoding ATP-NAD kinase family protein, with the protein MRVGLVVNPVAGVGGRVGLKGSDGAEVQERAFALGAVPRAAGRATLALAELRARRPDSVVLTVAGAMGEEAARAAGFAPEVVFAPGEPTSAADTVAAARALAPQVDLLLFAGGDGTARDVLEAVGDTLPVLGIPTGVKMHSAVFAVNPRAAGEVAATFSRVREAEVVDRVEGSPQLFGYLRVPDVPARVQQRKTGSSSVTPDAVSGIAAELRSYLAPGELLVLGPGTTTRAVAAVWGVDVPVLGVNVVDGSTLVAADASADQLLELVAGAPARIALTPIGGQGFLLGRGNQQLAPEVLRAVGLDRLHVVATEAKVVALGGRPLLVDTGDDALDRAFPRYVRVVVGWRRTILYPVNERQS; encoded by the coding sequence GTGAGGGTCGGGCTCGTGGTGAACCCGGTCGCCGGCGTCGGCGGCCGGGTCGGGCTCAAGGGCAGCGATGGCGCGGAGGTGCAAGAGCGGGCCTTTGCGCTGGGCGCCGTGCCTCGTGCTGCCGGGCGCGCGACGCTTGCGTTGGCCGAGCTGCGCGCGCGGCGTCCCGACAGCGTGGTGCTCACCGTCGCGGGTGCCATGGGTGAGGAGGCGGCGCGGGCTGCCGGATTCGCGCCCGAGGTGGTCTTCGCGCCTGGTGAGCCGACGTCGGCGGCGGACACCGTTGCGGCGGCACGTGCGCTGGCACCGCAAGTTGATCTCCTTCTGTTCGCGGGCGGCGATGGGACCGCGCGCGACGTGCTCGAAGCCGTCGGCGACACTTTGCCGGTGCTCGGCATCCCGACCGGCGTGAAGATGCATTCGGCCGTCTTCGCGGTCAACCCGCGCGCGGCCGGTGAAGTCGCCGCCACGTTCTCGCGGGTGCGTGAGGCCGAGGTCGTCGACCGCGTCGAGGGTTCGCCGCAGCTGTTCGGCTACCTTCGCGTGCCCGACGTCCCGGCGCGCGTCCAGCAGCGCAAGACCGGTAGCTCCAGCGTCACGCCTGACGCGGTCTCCGGTATCGCCGCCGAGCTGCGCTCCTACCTGGCGCCGGGCGAGCTGCTGGTGCTCGGGCCCGGCACGACCACCCGCGCCGTCGCCGCCGTCTGGGGTGTCGACGTGCCGGTGCTCGGCGTGAACGTCGTCGACGGCTCGACGCTGGTCGCCGCCGATGCGAGTGCGGACCAGCTCCTCGAACTCGTCGCCGGTGCCCCGGCGCGCATCGCGCTCACTCCCATCGGGGGCCAGGGGTTCCTGCTCGGGCGGGGCAACCAGCAGCTGGCGCCGGAGGTGCTGCGGGCCGTGGGGCTCGATCGGCTGCACGTCGTGGCGACCGAGGCGAAGGTCGTGGCGCTCGGCGGGCGTCCGCTGCTCGTCGACACCGGTGACGATGCGCTGGACCGGGCGTTTCCGCGCTATGTGCGGGTCGTCGTGGGGTGGCGCCGTACGATCCTTTATCCCGTGAACGAAAGGCAGTCCTGA
- the gcvPB gene encoding aminomethyl-transferring glycine dehydrogenase subunit GcvPB, with translation MSSSVSHGPVSPADARVAPKPGLRRFHQARWDEPLIFELTSPGERGVGVPVTSLPVPSLPAGLARVAAPGLPEMSQPHVLRHYMRLSQETLGVDLNVDVGQGTCTMKYSPKVNDSFVRDARIAELHPLQDEGSVQGVLEILYRLEGLLKEISGMDRVSLQPASGSSAIYANVSMIRAYHASRGDGELRDEIITTQFSHPTNAAAPKTAGYRVITLMPDADGYPDIEALRAAVGPRTAALLITNPEDTGIFNPRIEEFVRLVHEVGGLCCYDQANANGILGITRARDAGFDLCHFNLHKTFSTPHMCGGPAAGASAVTSALAPFLPRPTVEFDGSRYFFDDDRPESIGKIRPFYGVVPNLVRAYAWIMALGGPGLREVAETAVLNNNYLISKVLEIKGVSLPYAQGRRRVEQARYSWEKLNADTGVHSEEIGYRVADFGTHYWTSHHPYLVPEPMTLEPTESYSQADLDEYAAILAEVAREAYEEPEAVRGAPHNGPIHRMRDASLEDPGTWAVTWRAYRRKVG, from the coding sequence GTGAGTTCGTCGGTGTCGCATGGTCCTGTTTCCCCGGCTGATGCCCGTGTCGCGCCGAAGCCGGGGTTGCGGCGGTTTCACCAGGCGCGGTGGGACGAGCCGCTGATCTTCGAGCTGACGAGTCCGGGGGAGCGGGGGGTCGGGGTTCCCGTCACGTCGCTGCCGGTTCCTTCGTTGCCGGCCGGGCTGGCTCGCGTCGCGGCGCCGGGGCTGCCGGAGATGTCGCAGCCGCATGTGCTGCGGCACTACATGCGGCTTTCGCAGGAGACGTTGGGCGTCGATCTGAATGTCGACGTCGGACAGGGCACGTGCACGATGAAGTACAGCCCGAAGGTGAACGACTCGTTCGTGCGGGACGCGCGGATCGCGGAGCTGCATCCGTTGCAGGACGAGGGCTCGGTGCAGGGGGTGCTGGAGATCCTGTACCGGTTGGAGGGGCTGCTGAAGGAGATATCCGGGATGGACCGGGTGTCGTTGCAGCCGGCGTCGGGGTCGTCGGCGATCTACGCGAACGTGTCGATGATCCGGGCGTACCACGCCTCGCGCGGGGATGGGGAGCTGCGGGACGAGATCATCACGACGCAGTTCTCGCACCCGACGAACGCGGCCGCGCCGAAGACGGCCGGGTACCGGGTGATCACGCTGATGCCGGACGCGGACGGGTATCCGGACATCGAGGCGCTGCGGGCCGCGGTCGGGCCCCGGACGGCGGCGTTGCTGATCACGAACCCGGAGGACACGGGAATCTTCAACCCGCGGATCGAGGAGTTCGTGCGGCTGGTGCACGAGGTCGGGGGGCTGTGCTGCTACGACCAGGCCAACGCGAACGGGATCCTGGGGATCACGCGGGCCCGGGACGCGGGGTTCGACCTGTGCCACTTCAACCTGCACAAGACGTTCTCGACGCCGCACATGTGCGGCGGTCCGGCGGCCGGGGCGTCGGCGGTGACGTCCGCGCTGGCGCCGTTCCTGCCCCGGCCGACGGTGGAGTTCGACGGGTCGCGGTACTTCTTCGACGACGACCGGCCGGAGTCGATCGGCAAGATCCGGCCGTTCTACGGCGTGGTGCCGAACCTGGTGCGGGCCTACGCGTGGATCATGGCGCTGGGCGGCCCGGGACTGCGCGAGGTCGCCGAGACGGCGGTGCTGAACAACAACTACCTGATCTCGAAGGTGCTGGAGATCAAGGGAGTGTCGCTGCCGTACGCGCAGGGCCGACGACGCGTGGAGCAGGCGCGCTACAGCTGGGAGAAGCTGAACGCGGACACCGGCGTGCACTCGGAGGAGATCGGCTACCGCGTCGCGGACTTCGGGACGCACTACTGGACGAGCCACCATCCGTACCTGGTGCCGGAGCCGATGACGCTGGAGCCGACGGAGTCGTACTCGCAGGCGGACCTGGATGAGTACGCGGCGATCCTGGCAGAGGTCGCGCGCGAGGCTTATGAGGAGCCTGAGGCGGTGCGCGGGGCGCCGCACAACGGGCCGATCCATCGGATGCGGGACGCGTCGCTGGAGGACCCGGGGACTTGGGCGGTTACCTGGCGGGCCTATCGGCGGAAGGTGGGGTGA
- a CDS encoding GntR family transcriptional regulator has product MAIERRPLREQIKDVLLERLGRGEFDPDQPINEVHLAADLGVSRTPLREALIGLEREGIIISERGKGFRFAPMSPQEFRDLTTIVATLESLALELSPAEHLKEIGPRLLEEAHAFSAPQAELGVIERYDDEWHDQLLSGCRNDRLMDLITTLKLTMHRYERVVVGDRQVLERSAVEHEKIAECLVAEDLPGAVAALKANWESGMHRILEKLGAPEGV; this is encoded by the coding sequence ATGGCGATCGAGCGGCGGCCGCTCCGCGAGCAGATCAAGGACGTGCTCCTCGAACGCCTGGGCCGGGGCGAGTTCGACCCGGACCAGCCGATCAACGAGGTCCACCTGGCCGCTGACCTGGGCGTCAGCCGCACCCCGCTGCGCGAGGCGCTGATCGGGCTGGAGCGCGAGGGCATCATCATCAGCGAGCGCGGGAAGGGCTTCCGCTTCGCGCCGATGAGCCCGCAGGAGTTCCGTGACCTGACGACCATCGTCGCGACCCTGGAGTCCCTGGCGCTGGAGCTGTCGCCGGCCGAGCACCTGAAGGAGATCGGGCCGCGGCTGCTGGAGGAGGCGCACGCGTTCTCCGCGCCGCAGGCCGAGCTGGGCGTGATCGAGCGGTACGACGACGAGTGGCACGACCAGCTGCTGTCCGGATGCCGCAACGACCGGCTGATGGACCTGATTACGACGCTGAAGCTGACGATGCACCGGTACGAGCGGGTCGTGGTCGGCGACCGGCAGGTGCTGGAGCGGTCGGCGGTGGAGCACGAGAAGATCGCGGAGTGCCTGGTCGCGGAGGACCTGCCGGGGGCGGTGGCGGCGCTGAAGGCGAACTGGGAGAGCGGGATGCATCGGATTCTGGAGAAGTTGGGGGCTCCGGAGGGGGTGTAG
- a CDS encoding SDR family NAD(P)-dependent oxidoreductase, whose protein sequence is MIDLSGKSAIVTGGASGIGRATAAVLAELGAGVVIADLDPERGEEAAKEVGGVFVRCDVSRAADCDAVVAAAVAAHGGVDVLFNNAGIIRRSTVLDIAEDDWDLVMAVNVKSILLMSRRVVPLMAAAGGGSIVNTGSGWGIKGGASAVSYCASKGAVVNMTRAMAIDHGPQNIRVNCVCPGDTATGMLADEAKQLGAAVESFYADAADRPLGRIGQPRDIAQMVAFLASEAAAFVSGAVITVDGAGTA, encoded by the coding sequence ATGATCGACCTGAGTGGCAAGAGCGCGATCGTGACCGGTGGTGCGTCGGGGATCGGGCGGGCGACCGCCGCGGTGCTGGCGGAGCTCGGTGCGGGGGTGGTGATCGCGGATCTGGATCCCGAGCGCGGGGAGGAGGCCGCGAAGGAGGTCGGGGGCGTGTTCGTGCGTTGTGATGTCTCGCGGGCCGCGGACTGCGATGCTGTGGTGGCGGCCGCCGTCGCGGCGCACGGGGGTGTCGACGTGCTCTTCAACAACGCCGGGATCATCCGGCGCTCGACGGTGCTGGACATCGCCGAGGACGACTGGGACCTGGTGATGGCCGTCAACGTGAAGTCGATCCTGCTGATGAGCCGGCGGGTGGTGCCGTTGATGGCGGCGGCCGGGGGCGGGAGCATCGTCAACACCGGGTCGGGGTGGGGGATCAAGGGCGGCGCGAGTGCGGTGTCGTACTGCGCGTCGAAGGGGGCGGTGGTGAACATGACGCGGGCCATGGCGATCGACCACGGGCCGCAGAACATCCGGGTCAACTGCGTGTGCCCCGGCGACACGGCCACCGGGATGCTGGCCGACGAGGCGAAGCAGCTCGGGGCGGCCGTCGAGTCCTTCTACGCCGACGCCGCCGACCGGCCGCTGGGGCGGATCGGGCAGCCGCGGGACATCGCGCAGATGGTGGCGTTCCTGGCGTCGGAGGCGGCGGCGTTCGTGAGCGGCGCCGTGATCACGGTGGACGGGGCCGGCACCGCGTGA
- a CDS encoding ClpP family protease, producing MSTYTVPYVTTQSPRGERVTDIYSHLLTERIIYLGTAIDAGVANALIAQLLHLESDGPDREISLYVNCEGGDLTSMLAVYDTMQHIKSPIRTTCVGQAIAVGAVLLAAGTPGLRSVLPHARVVLHQPAARGQGAIPDLIIQADELVRMRSELETILTQHTGQTADRLRHDTDRDRVFTAAAAVEYGLADQVLGPRE from the coding sequence AGCCCCCGCGGCGAGCGCGTCACGGACATCTACTCGCACCTGCTGACCGAGCGCATCATCTACCTCGGCACGGCCATCGACGCCGGCGTCGCCAACGCCCTGATCGCCCAGCTGCTGCACCTGGAGTCCGACGGCCCCGACCGCGAGATCAGCCTCTACGTGAACTGCGAAGGCGGCGATCTCACCTCCATGCTGGCGGTCTACGACACCATGCAGCACATCAAGTCCCCGATCCGCACGACCTGCGTGGGCCAGGCGATCGCCGTCGGCGCGGTCCTCCTGGCGGCGGGCACCCCGGGCCTGCGCTCGGTCCTCCCGCACGCCCGCGTGGTCCTGCACCAGCCGGCGGCCCGCGGCCAGGGAGCGATCCCGGACTTGATCATCCAGGCCGACGAACTGGTCCGGATGCGCAGCGAACTGGAGACGATCCTGACCCAGCACACCGGCCAGACCGCCGACCGCCTCCGCCACGACACCGACCGCGACCGCGTGTTCACGGCCGCCGCGGCGGTGGAGTACGGGCTGGCGGACCAGGTTCTGGGGCCGCGAGAGTAG